In the Solibacillus sp. FSL K6-1523 genome, one interval contains:
- the cas7c gene encoding type I-C CRISPR-associated protein Cas7/Csd2 translates to MTTLDHKIDFAVVFSVTNANPNGDPLNGNRPRQNFEGFGEVSDVAIKRKLRNRLQDLGEAIFVQSDDRANDGFKSLNERAESVEELAKIKKDKKGNADTFALIAAQNWFDVRAFGQVFAFKGDTLSVGVRGPVSIHPAMSIEPIDITSTQITKSVNSVTGDKKGSDTMGMKHRVDFGVYKFVGSINTQLAEKTGFTNDDAEKLKEALVSLFENDASSARPEGSLEVKKVIWWEHSSKLGQYSSAKVHRALTVSLEEGAQEPKIVVTSLEGLKVDELDGR, encoded by the coding sequence ATGACAACATTAGACCATAAAATTGATTTTGCTGTCGTATTTTCAGTAACAAATGCCAATCCAAACGGAGATCCATTAAACGGCAATCGCCCACGCCAAAACTTTGAAGGTTTCGGGGAAGTATCAGATGTTGCGATTAAACGTAAATTACGCAATCGTCTACAAGATTTAGGGGAGGCGATTTTTGTTCAATCAGATGATCGTGCAAATGATGGTTTTAAGTCATTAAACGAGCGTGCAGAATCTGTGGAGGAACTTGCAAAAATTAAAAAAGACAAAAAAGGTAATGCCGATACCTTTGCATTAATCGCGGCGCAAAATTGGTTTGATGTGCGTGCATTTGGACAAGTATTCGCCTTTAAAGGGGATACATTATCTGTTGGAGTACGTGGGCCAGTTTCAATTCACCCTGCGATGAGTATTGAACCAATCGATATTACAAGTACACAAATCACAAAAAGTGTAAACTCGGTGACAGGAGACAAAAAAGGCTCGGACACAATGGGGATGAAGCACCGCGTTGATTTTGGGGTGTATAAATTTGTCGGCAGTATTAATACGCAACTTGCTGAAAAAACGGGCTTTACAAATGACGATGCGGAAAAGTTAAAAGAAGCGCTTGTTTCATTATTTGAAAATGATGCTTCATCTGCACGTCCAGAAGGTTCATTGGAAGTGAAAAAGGTCATTTGGTGGGAGCATAGTTCGAAGTTGGGTCAATATTCTTCGGCAAAAGTTCACCGTGCGCTTACTGTTTCGCTTGAGGAAGGGGCACAGGAGCCAAAGATTGTTGTAACGTCGCTTGAAGGGCTGAAAGTGGATGAGCTGGACGGACGCTAA